AGGGGTAAGGAAGGGCCGGGAGGGTTGTGGCCTCTCCAGAAGCACTCTGGGGGCACTGGCTGCTCAGGGCTCCAGGAATATTCTGAGGAGAGAGACAGGGAGCgggggcagcaggagggggTAGCAGTGAGGGTCAGTGGGGCTGTAGAAGCAGGGGGCAGTAGAAACACAACAGACGGCATGACTGTGGCtgtttctccttccctcctgcagtGAGGAAGCAGAGATCCCAGCTCCAGTACAGGAAGACATCAAGGAAGTTCATACAGTCTCCAGTGGGCTTCGTGTTGTGGCCCCCAGACCCAGCAGGCCGGCAGAGACCATCAGAAGCTCTCTGATCTCCTGGGGAAGCTATCGGACAGTGTCTGCACAAGGTGGGTGGACATGGCCAGAGGGATGGTGGGATGAGGGGCAGTGCCCAGAGCACGGCATCCCAGGAAGGCAGGGACAAAGCAGTGGGCTCAGCTCTTCTCCATGGTTTGCCCCACAGCCACCACTGCCATCacccaggagaagcagcagccatGGATGAAGtgacagagctggagctggggggaAACTCCCTCCTGAAGGCCGTGTGGCTCGGCCGGCTGCGGCTGACCcggctgctgctggaagggggAGCCTACATCAACGAAAGCAATGACAAGGGTGAGACTGCGCTGATGGTGGCCTGCATCACCACACACGTGGACCAGCAGAGCATCCACAAGGCCAAGATGGTGAAGTACCTGCTGGACAACAGAGCCGATCCCAACATCCAGGACAAGTCTGGGAAAACCGCACTCATGCACGCCTGCAtccgaggggctgggggcgaggtggtgtccctgctgctggacaGTGGGGCAGACCCCAGCCTGGAAGACCACTCAGGAGCCTCGGCGCTGGTCCACGCCATCAATGCCGAGGacaaggctgtgctgcagcatctcctgaaCGCCTGCAGAGCCAAGGGGAAGGAGGTGATCATCATCACCATGGACACGTCAGCCTCCGGCACCAAGACCGCCAAGCAGTACCTGAACGTTGCCCCTGCGCTGGAGTTCAAAGAGAGGGCTCCCCCAGAGGAGGGCACAGCCCCCTGCAGTCACCCAAAAACTCCCACCTCAGCACCTTCCCCTGCCGAGAAGGAGAGCAGCGTTCTCACCCCACAGCCTTCACACACTGGGGACACCGAGCCACCCTCCCCGGGCCAGAGAGCTGGCACTGCCCGACGAGCCCAGCTGCCCCGGCTGAAGCGGCTGCGCTCAGAGCCGTGGGGTCTGGTGGCACCCTCGGTGTTGGCAGCCTCGAGTCACCGTGACGACACACGGGTCTGCACTGACAGTGAGGTCATCACGGGCATCGGCGACCTCTCGCTCTCCAAAAAGCCCTCCCTCacccgcagcagcagcagcaagggaagggacccctctctctttccctcagTGGATGAGCAGGCACCGGGGCCACTGGCGTGGAAAGCCACGCACGAGAAGAGCCCAGGCACCCACCCGTGCCTGTCCCGGAGCGTCACGGTCCCAGAGGAGCCAGAGAGCACGAGCTCGGCCGCGGGGATGGACACTCCACACTGGTGGAGGCCAGGCACTGAGCACAACGGAGACTCCGGGGTCACCGAGGTGGGCAAGGGCCCCTCAGAGAGGAGGAAGCTGAGCGGGTCCCACCTGGCCTTGCTGGATGGTTCCTGTGGCTCTCCCTCTGGCAGCACCAGCACATCACCCAGCGCCGTCCAGCGCCAGCCACTTGGCCTGCTGGAGAGGCGAGGATCCGGGACCCTGTTGCTGGACCACATCTCCCACACAAGGCCAGGATATCTGCCCCCCTTGAATGTGAACCCCAACCCCCCGATTCCTGACATTGGCTCCAGCAAAGCCCCCTCCCCGCTGGCTGCTGGGCTGAAGCCACTGGTGCCCCTCACGCCCAGCTCGCCCAGGCGGGGTGATCTGAGAGCCCACAGGAAGCTCCTCCGCAGACATTCCatgcaggcagagcagatgCGGCACCTCTCCGATTTTGAGGAGGTTGTGGCACAGTAGCCGTGTCACCATTTGTTCACAGGGAGGTAGCCAAAGCCGCGCTGTACCCGCACAGAGTGGGCACTGGCTCAGGGGACACGCTGGTGGCCGGGCGGTTCAGCCCTGATCCCAGGGCCTGAATCGAGAGAGCAGGCTGACTGGGAGATCGATCCTTCACCGTCCTCGATCACCAAGCTCCGTGCCAATGTTCCCACCCGCAGTTCACTTATTCCTCACTAGTTGCAATCCACTTTTCTTACACCCTGCTCGTTCTCTCACCGAATTCCCTTCCGGAGCCCCCGGTGGTGATCTCTGGGGCCGACGCGTTCATGAGGTGCCTTCCAGGAGGGGAAGGGGCTCAGTTTTGCGGCTGAGGAAAGGGGACACCCTGCCAGGCACGGAGCTCCGGGAGAGGGAGACAATCCTCCACCTCCGAGACTGCCGAGCGCTCCGGAGCTGCGGCGGCTGAGCTCACCCGGCAGCGCTGCAGCCTCGGCGGCTGTGGGCCGGGTCCGGCTTGTCTCCTCTCTGAAGTGGCTGAACTTCAGGGGGTTCATTCCCCACCTCGACGAGGAGCTCTGAATTCAGGAAACGCTGAATCCCCGAGCGGGGAGGTCCCAGCCCGGCTGCATGGGAAGCCTCTGCCAGAGGCGGGGAACCCGGAATGCCAAGGCACGGAGGGTGTCTCGGGATGACCCCAGGGTTTCCCCCCACATGGAAAGTCGCAGCCGAGATCCCGCTGTGCTCCTAGACCGGCCagggagcccccagcccccacACGGACCGGCCGTGCGCCGCGACAGATTCCATCACTCCATCAACGCGTTTATTTGCGGGACCGCGTGTGCGCAGGGGTGCAGGGGCAGATGTTGGGGTGACGCCGTGGCCCTACGGAGACTTTTGCACCAGTTTTGCACTGCATTAATAAAACGCTCAGCTTTGGAGGGAGGCTGATCTGGCGCGGACCCGACACCAGCCCGGCCGGGGGGACCCCGGGAGCGCCGAGGGGATCCCCGGGGTTGCCGGAGTGCTGGACCCGGAGATGCCGAGGGGTTCCCAGGGTGCCGGGGTCGGTGGAACGTTCCAGGGATCCCCGCCCCGGGGCCGGAGGtgccgcccccgcccgccccgccccgctcgCAGCGGAAGCGCCACGTCAGGGGGGCGGTGCGGGGCCGTGCGGGGCTCGCTGTGGGTCGCGATGCCGGGCGCGGTGCGGATGCTGTGCCTGGCCGCGCTGCTGGGCGCGCTGGGGGCCGGCGGCACGGAGCTGACCCTGGAGCTGCCCGACAGCGCCCAGCGCTGCTTCCACCAGGAGCTGGAGAGCGGCATCAAGTTCAGCCTCGACTATCAGGTACTGCCCTGCCTGTACCTGCCTGCACCTTCCGGCAGCCCTGAACGCTCCTTACCTGCACCCCCTGCCCCTACCCCTGCGAGGGCTCCCTCCGCCCACACCCCATCTGTTCCCCATCCCTGTACCCCCATCCCTGTTCCCCCATCCTTGTtcccccatccctgttccccatccctgtgcccctgcCCACATCTGATCTGTGCCCATGTGCCTGCCTGTGCCCCAGTGCCCttgcccacagccctgcccctgtgtgtgctgtttCCTCTGCCCATGCCTCTGCCCACACTCCCATCCTGTACCCTGCAGAGCCCCGGGCAGGTAGGGCTCCAGTTCCCTCCTCCCATGTgcaccccagctccctccatgCTGCACTAGGAGCTGTCCCCAACCCCAGCCCCATGCCCAGCAGTGTTCACCTGAGAGCCAGATCTGGGATGTGCCCACATCAGCCATGGATGCCCCTGACCTGGGTCATGAGGACAGTCCCTGTCTCCAGGCACCCCGCTTGAGCCATGGGCACCCCACCTGAGTTGCTAGCACT
This window of the Cinclus cinclus chromosome 13, bCinCin1.1, whole genome shotgun sequence genome carries:
- the ANKRD34C gene encoding ankyrin repeat domain-containing protein 34C, which codes for MDEVTELELGGNSLLKAVWLGRLRLTRLLLEGGAYINESNDKGETALMVACITTHVDQQSIHKAKMVKYLLDNRADPNIQDKSGKTALMHACIRGAGGEVVSLLLDSGADPSLEDHSGASALVHAINAEDKAVLQHLLNACRAKGKEVIIITMDTSASGTKTAKQYLNVAPALEFKERAPPEEGTAPCSHPKTPTSAPSPAEKESSVLTPQPSHTGDTEPPSPGQRAGTARRAQLPRLKRLRSEPWGLVAPSVLAASSHRDDTRVCTDSEVITGIGDLSLSKKPSLTRSSSSKGRDPSLFPSVDEQAPGPLAWKATHEKSPGTHPCLSRSVTVPEEPESTSSAAGMDTPHWWRPGTEHNGDSGVTEVGKGPSERRKLSGSHLALLDGSCGSPSGSTSTSPSAVQRQPLGLLERRGSGTLLLDHISHTRPGYLPPLNVNPNPPIPDIGSSKAPSPLAAGLKPLVPLTPSSPRRGDLRAHRKLLRRHSMQAEQMRHLSDFEEVVAQ